In Deltaproteobacteria bacterium, a single window of DNA contains:
- a CDS encoding NIPSNAP family protein: MFFELRQYKTKPGQRDAWVKTMEEKILPFHAANGVVVSGSFTGRDDDNTYVWLRRFDSPEQKEAFAKTIAESDYWKNEVVPDIQAMLDREAMVVTALEATALSVIN, encoded by the coding sequence ATGTTTTTTGAACTGCGCCAGTACAAGACCAAGCCCGGCCAACGCGACGCCTGGGTCAAGACCATGGAAGAGAAGATCCTTCCGTTCCACGCCGCCAACGGCGTCGTGGTTTCCGGAAGCTTCACCGGCCGGGACGACGACAACACCTACGTCTGGCTGCGCCGCTTCGACAGCCCGGAGCAGAAGGAAGCCTTCGCAAAAACCATCGCGGAGAGCGACTACTGGAAGAACGAAGTGGTCCCCGACATCCAGGCCATGCTGGACCGGGAAGCCATGGTGGTCACGGCGCTCGAAGCGACCGCGCTGTCGGTCATCAACTGA
- a CDS encoding MmgE/PrpD family protein: MDGLADKVSAFVAGSDFDGLPPEVVAAAKAAFLDCVGVALAGSEEESARICGALARQESRVAEATAIGQGFRTSATLAALCNGTSAHALDYDHSYLMGQPTAGLIPAVLTMGEASGASGRDVLAAYVAGFEVVSRLAHSMPQLSTHGHWHATSSFGTVGAAACCARLAGLDAGATRNALGIAASMASGMVWNFATMTKPLHSGLAAQNGVLAARLAAQGFTSSPATLEEGKGLFDCFGRGLECDASPFESLGRGFDLTGMGVSIKPYPCGGLTHAAVDAVLELRQEGLRPDQVDSMRVGVTAQVFDRIMNALPANGIQSKFSMPYILARALADGALVLDTFTDEAAADPAIRGIAASIVMELDNGLVETADGARPADVTVRLKDGGELRRRVDHSRGRPERPLTAAELRDKFDTCASRALDPERVGQVADLIDALEGVENIRELCELLGGSK; the protein is encoded by the coding sequence ATGGATGGGCTTGCAGACAAGGTCTCGGCATTCGTCGCCGGCAGCGACTTCGACGGGCTGCCGCCGGAGGTGGTCGCTGCCGCGAAGGCGGCGTTCCTGGACTGCGTCGGGGTGGCGCTGGCGGGCTCGGAGGAGGAGAGCGCGCGTATCTGCGGCGCGCTGGCGCGGCAGGAATCCCGGGTCGCCGAGGCCACGGCCATCGGCCAGGGGTTCCGGACCTCGGCAACCTTGGCGGCCTTGTGCAACGGCACCTCGGCCCATGCCCTGGACTACGACCACAGCTATCTCATGGGGCAACCCACCGCCGGCCTGATCCCGGCGGTGTTGACCATGGGCGAAGCGTCGGGAGCGAGCGGCCGGGATGTCCTCGCCGCCTACGTCGCGGGCTTCGAGGTGGTGTCGCGGCTGGCGCACTCCATGCCGCAGCTCTCCACTCACGGTCACTGGCACGCGACATCGAGCTTCGGAACGGTGGGCGCGGCGGCCTGCTGTGCCAGGCTCGCGGGTCTGGACGCCGGCGCCACCCGCAATGCGCTTGGCATCGCCGCTTCCATGGCGTCGGGAATGGTGTGGAACTTCGCCACCATGACCAAGCCGCTGCACTCCGGCTTGGCTGCCCAGAACGGCGTGCTGGCGGCGCGCCTGGCCGCGCAGGGGTTCACCTCCAGTCCGGCGACGCTGGAGGAAGGGAAGGGGCTGTTCGACTGCTTCGGTCGCGGGCTCGAATGCGACGCGAGCCCGTTCGAGAGCCTGGGACGCGGCTTCGACCTCACCGGCATGGGCGTCAGCATCAAGCCGTATCCCTGCGGCGGCCTGACCCACGCGGCGGTGGACGCGGTGCTGGAACTGCGTCAAGAGGGCCTTCGGCCGGATCAGGTGGATTCCATGCGGGTGGGTGTGACGGCCCAGGTCTTCGACCGGATCATGAACGCGCTGCCGGCGAACGGCATCCAGTCCAAGTTCAGCATGCCCTACATCCTGGCGCGGGCCCTCGCCGACGGGGCGCTCGTGCTGGATACCTTTACGGACGAGGCCGCGGCGGACCCCGCCATCCGGGGCATCGCGGCAAGCATCGTCATGGAGCTGGACAACGGCCTCGTGGAAACCGCGGACGGCGCCCGCCCCGCCGATGTCACGGTCCGTCTCAAGGATGGCGGCGAGTTGCGCCGGCGGGTGGACCACTCACGGGGCAGGCCCGAAAGGCCCCTGACCGCGGCGGAGCTGCGGGACAAGTTCGATACCTGCGCGAGCAGGGCGCTGGACCCTGAGCGGGTCGGGCAAGTCGCCGACCTCATCGACGCCCTGGAGGGCGTGGAGAACATCCGCGAACTCTGCGAACTTCTGGGCGGGTCGAAGTGA